The following proteins are encoded in a genomic region of Trichocoleus sp. FACHB-46:
- a CDS encoding P-loop NTPase fold protein — translation MSSKELESAIINYLKDRETEYAIMINGEWGCGKTYFWQSRIVPHLEKLKKRVVYVSLYGLKSTAEIGNLLLLELIPYLKNQKDSFKGLKSSLEAASSLLKIDSKIKDFILEITKYKLLDSLDNSVLCFDDLERVDFDIKAVLGHINRFVEHRRIKTVLICYEAEVNQLDYKRTKEKLVGYTFEFSSSLEETIEHFIKEYDDNLKTKIIYHKNFIVDVLTSEKIKNLRIIKNSLSIAKTVLASFFDIDESATDVEREILRFVFAINIEFKAGRLDLAQINAWIEKGYDITFVARKKEEDTESYLSRFIRRYYGVNSSYQVTFRSIYNYIVGGYFDQKLFSEEILSLRKTEKTSKYNLINNYTLLSDSDFFNTSKEYIEDLKQDRINKPTELINLCKSLMFFSEVGLIEERDEELKNIFNHTIQRQFLEGKLEYQDIANDSRLSHNEPKSKFYAEIKELILNISKQQHEVILYKEANVLVSLLKEKPEEFFREVYKYNTEANTPLFKYINTHELFDAIIQLKNLEIVDFRGCIISRYKAINISRFLADDYQGLKNLSHMLKSFIANQKAGSNRIDLSCYLINMLCEEIDAACDRLISFAD, via the coding sequence ATGAGTAGTAAAGAGCTGGAATCAGCGATTATAAACTATTTAAAAGACAGAGAGACTGAATATGCAATCATGATCAATGGAGAATGGGGCTGCGGAAAAACGTATTTTTGGCAATCTAGAATTGTTCCGCACCTGGAAAAGTTAAAGAAAAGAGTAGTTTATGTATCATTGTACGGGTTGAAAAGTACAGCCGAAATTGGTAATTTGCTACTATTAGAGCTGATTCCTTACTTAAAAAATCAGAAAGATTCTTTTAAGGGCCTAAAGTCTTCCCTTGAAGCTGCCTCAAGCCTATTAAAAATTGATAGTAAAATTAAAGATTTTATCCTGGAGATCACAAAATATAAATTACTAGATAGTCTTGATAATTCAGTTCTTTGTTTTGATGATCTAGAGCGTGTGGATTTTGATATTAAAGCCGTTTTGGGTCACATAAATAGATTTGTCGAACACCGTAGAATAAAAACAGTATTAATATGCTATGAAGCAGAAGTAAACCAATTAGATTACAAACGCACGAAAGAAAAGCTAGTTGGCTATACGTTCGAGTTCTCCTCATCGCTTGAAGAGACGATAGAGCATTTTATAAAAGAGTATGATGATAATTTAAAGACAAAAATAATTTATCACAAAAATTTTATTGTAGATGTTTTGACCTCAGAAAAAATAAAAAATTTGAGAATAATAAAAAACTCATTGAGTATCGCTAAAACTGTTTTGGCTAGCTTTTTTGATATTGATGAATCAGCCACAGATGTAGAAAGAGAGATTTTGCGCTTTGTTTTCGCAATCAACATAGAGTTCAAAGCTGGAAGATTAGACTTAGCTCAAATAAATGCTTGGATTGAAAAAGGATATGATATAACTTTCGTTGCACGGAAAAAAGAGGAAGATACGGAATCATATCTATCTAGATTTATACGGCGCTATTATGGAGTAAATTCTTCATATCAAGTAACATTTAGATCAATTTACAACTACATAGTTGGTGGATATTTTGATCAGAAGTTATTTTCCGAAGAAATTCTATCTCTTCGGAAAACCGAGAAAACCTCAAAATACAACTTAATTAATAATTATACTCTTCTATCCGATAGTGATTTTTTTAATACGAGTAAAGAGTACATAGAGGATTTAAAGCAGGATAGAATTAATAAACCAACAGAGCTAATAAATTTATGTAAATCTCTAATGTTTTTCTCTGAGGTTGGTCTAATTGAAGAAAGAGACGAAGAACTAAAAAACATATTTAATCATACTATCCAACGCCAGTTTCTTGAAGGAAAACTAGAATACCAAGATATTGCAAATGATTCTAGGCTATCTCATAATGAGCCAAAAAGTAAATTCTATGCCGAAATTAAAGAACTGATTTTAAATATTAGTAAGCAGCAGCATGAAGTTATTTTATATAAAGAAGCCAATGTACTTGTCAGTCTTCTTAAGGAAAAACCAGAGGAATTCTTCAGGGAAGTTTATAAATATAATACAGAGGCAAACACGCCACTATTTAAGTATATCAACACTCATGAGTTGTTCGATGCTATTATTCAACTAAAAAATTTGGAGATTGTAGATTTTCGTGGATGTATTATTAGTAGATATAAAGCTATTAATATTAGTCGATTTTTGGCTGATGATTATCAAGGATTAAAAAACCTAAGTCATATGCTAAAGTCATTCATTGCCAACCAAAAGGCTGGTAGTAACAGAATTGATTTGAGTTGCTATCTGATTAATATGTTATGTGAAGAAATTGATGCAGCTTGTGACAGATTGATTTCTTTTGCAGATTAA
- a CDS encoding uroporphyrinogen-III synthase: protein MITAPRSYAARLSQALIAQGALPILMPAIATCHLENFTELYVALEHLDQYDWIAFTSRNGIETFFEQMQSLELSFSLIGHCKICAIGKDAEKLTEFGLKADLIPDEPSPQGVIAVLAKISDIAGQAILVPVPEVVGVPEPDVVPNFVTDLQQLGMIVHRVPTYLTRAVDKALYTVELALLKQGQIDAIAFSSTAEVSSFLQMMEFEADCQNCAIACFGPYTAANAEKLGLPVQIVAADFSSFAGFAEAIARFFVDQAPEKFSKS, encoded by the coding sequence TTGATCACTGCTCCGCGCAGTTATGCTGCTCGGTTATCGCAAGCTTTAATTGCTCAAGGGGCATTGCCGATTTTGATGCCTGCGATCGCGACTTGTCATTTAGAGAACTTCACAGAGTTGTATGTCGCGTTAGAGCATCTCGATCAGTATGACTGGATTGCCTTCACCAGTCGGAATGGCATCGAAACATTTTTTGAGCAGATGCAATCGCTAGAGCTATCCTTTTCGCTGATTGGACATTGCAAAATTTGTGCGATCGGTAAGGATGCCGAAAAACTAACTGAATTTGGCCTCAAAGCTGATTTAATCCCTGACGAACCCAGCCCGCAAGGCGTTATTGCAGTGTTAGCCAAAATATCTGATATTGCAGGCCAAGCTATTCTAGTGCCAGTGCCAGAAGTTGTGGGTGTGCCAGAGCCTGATGTAGTTCCCAACTTTGTCACCGACTTGCAACAGTTAGGGATGATTGTGCATCGTGTCCCCACCTACCTGACTCGCGCCGTTGATAAAGCCCTGTATACAGTCGAGTTAGCGCTACTCAAACAAGGCCAGATCGACGCGATCGCCTTTAGCAGCACCGCTGAAGTTAGCAGTTTTTTACAAATGATGGAGTTCGAGGCAGATTGCCAAAATTGTGCGATCGCTTGCTTTGGGCCTTACACCGCCGCTAATGCCGAGAAGCTGGGTTTGCCAGTGCAGATTGTGGCGGCAGACTTCAGCTCCTTTGCTGGGTTTGCTGAAGCGATCGCTAGATTTTTTGTTGATCAAGCCCCAGAAAAGTTCAGTAAGAGCTAG
- a CDS encoding Uma2 family endonuclease, which translates to MTASWDDYVQILDASPVQQAKGYYYKGHVRIERAPVSFDHGKDHVVIIFAVNLFAALKGIPITGLDTTTFRKTGLQECQPDVAYYIGNQAQAVPSGTGIVNLNQYPAPNLVIEVARSSLLDDLGTKRALYEELGVSEYWVVDVQNTQVLAYTIADQGSKRIQESQVFSGLAIATLESALQRSRETDQSQVGAWLLQQFQV; encoded by the coding sequence TTGACAGCATCTTGGGATGATTATGTTCAGATACTTGATGCTTCCCCGGTTCAACAGGCGAAGGGTTATTATTACAAAGGCCATGTGAGGATTGAGAGGGCACCAGTCAGCTTTGATCATGGCAAAGATCATGTCGTGATCATATTTGCAGTCAATCTGTTTGCAGCTCTCAAAGGTATTCCCATCACAGGCTTAGACACCACAACCTTTCGTAAAACTGGACTGCAAGAATGCCAACCGGATGTTGCTTACTATATCGGCAACCAAGCTCAGGCAGTACCTAGCGGCACCGGAATTGTCAATCTCAACCAATATCCTGCACCCAACTTAGTAATTGAAGTTGCCAGAAGCTCCCTACTCGATGATTTAGGCACCAAACGTGCTTTGTACGAGGAGTTGGGTGTCAGCGAATATTGGGTCGTAGATGTGCAGAATACTCAAGTTCTGGCTTACACCATTGCCGACCAAGGCAGCAAACGAATTCAGGAATCGCAAGTGTTTTCAGGGTTAGCGATCGCCACTTTAGAATCAGCCCTCCAACGCAGCCGGGAGACAGACCAATCTCAGGTTGGGGCTTGGTTACTTCAGCAATTTCAAGTTTAG
- a CDS encoding alanine--glyoxylate aminotransferase family protein: protein MTLTLSINDAQRLPLAPLAAPTRLLLGPGPSNAHPDVLAAMSQTPVGHLDPAFLQLMDEIQAQLRYVWQTENQLTIAVSGTGTAAMEATLANTVEPGDVVLVGVAGYFGNRLVDMAGRYGADVRSITKSWGQVFSLEELRTALETHRPAILALVHAETSTGARQPLEGVGDLCREFDCLLLLDTVTSLGGVPIFLDEWKVDLAYSCSQKGLGCSPGASPFTMGPRAITKMQQRKTKVANWYLDMNLLGKYWGSDRVYHHTAPINLYYGLREALRLIGEEGLANCWQRHQKNVEYLWQSLEEIGLTPHVEREFRLPTLTTVRIPEGVDGKAIARQLLNEHNIEVGGGLGELAGKVWRVGLMGYNSRPESVDRLVAALKQVLPQ, encoded by the coding sequence ATGACATTAACACTTTCCATCAACGACGCTCAGCGGTTGCCACTCGCTCCCCTAGCCGCTCCTACCCGCTTGCTGTTGGGGCCTGGTCCCTCCAATGCTCACCCCGATGTGCTGGCGGCGATGAGCCAAACGCCAGTGGGCCACCTCGATCCAGCTTTTCTGCAATTGATGGACGAGATTCAAGCGCAGTTGCGCTACGTCTGGCAAACCGAAAACCAACTGACGATCGCGGTTAGTGGCACAGGAACGGCAGCTATGGAAGCCACCCTCGCCAACACGGTTGAGCCGGGGGATGTGGTGCTGGTGGGTGTCGCAGGTTACTTTGGCAACCGCTTGGTCGATATGGCTGGACGCTACGGTGCTGATGTTCGCAGCATCACCAAGTCTTGGGGCCAAGTTTTCTCCTTGGAAGAACTCCGTACTGCTCTAGAAACTCACCGTCCTGCAATTCTGGCGTTGGTGCATGCCGAGACTTCTACCGGAGCACGACAACCGCTAGAAGGAGTGGGTGATTTGTGCCGCGAGTTCGACTGCCTGTTGCTGCTCGACACCGTCACCAGTCTGGGTGGTGTGCCCATCTTCTTAGATGAGTGGAAAGTGGACTTGGCTTACAGTTGCAGCCAAAAAGGTCTGGGTTGTTCTCCAGGGGCTTCTCCTTTCACGATGGGACCACGGGCGATCACGAAGATGCAGCAGCGTAAGACCAAGGTAGCGAACTGGTATCTGGATATGAACCTGCTGGGCAAATATTGGGGTAGCGATCGCGTGTATCACCACACCGCACCGATCAACCTCTACTATGGTCTGCGGGAAGCTTTGCGCCTAATTGGTGAGGAAGGATTGGCAAACTGCTGGCAGCGCCACCAAAAGAATGTGGAATACCTCTGGCAAAGCTTAGAAGAGATCGGCCTGACTCCCCACGTCGAGCGCGAGTTCCGCCTCCCCACCCTAACTACGGTGCGGATTCCAGAAGGTGTGGATGGCAAAGCGATCGCCCGTCAACTCCTGAATGAGCACAATATCGAAGTTGGTGGTGGTTTAGGTGAACTGGCAGGCAAGGTGTGGCGCGTGGGTCTCATGGGCTACAATAGCCGCCCCGAAAGTGTCGATCGCCTAGTCGCTGCCCTGAAGCAAGTGTTACCCCAGTAG